From Medicago truncatula cultivar Jemalong A17 chromosome 7, MtrunA17r5.0-ANR, whole genome shotgun sequence, a single genomic window includes:
- the LOC25497980 gene encoding probable FBD-associated F-box protein At5g38565 translates to MELVFASNWQTKWKWLVEVLEHCPKLQNLTLDQLYGYGTGEDNWKKPKIVPECIYSQLRTCSLTSYKGNELQFAKYIIKNAKVMRTMTIIASPVDMNIKHQMIMKLSSCPKGSATCKFSFY, encoded by the exons ATGGAGCTTGTATTTGCGTCAAATTGGCAGACGAAATGGAAGTGGCTGGTAGAAGTGCTCGAACATTGTCCTAAGCTTCAAAATCTTACTCTTGATCAG CTTTATGGATATGGAACTGGCGAGGACAATTGGAAGAAACCAAAAATTGTTCCAGAATGCATTTACTCTCAACTTAGAACATGTTCACTTACATCTTATAAAGGCAATGAGCTTCAATTCGCAAAGTATATTATTAAGAATGCAAAAGTAATGCGCACCATGACAATAATTGCCTCGCCGGTGGATATGAATATAAAGCACCAAATGATAATGAAATTATCTTCATGTCCAAAGGGCTCTGCTACGtgcaaattttcattttattga
- the LOC120576964 gene encoding FBD-associated F-box protein At5g56370, whose translation MSSHHSIPNVDRISALPDSIICHILSFLPTQQSAATTILSKRWKPLWHSLLTLHFDDRNFTDFATFRHFVYSVMLTRQTIRSFHLKCGLSSRCDPHDINRFVPVAVEKGIESISLDFSFTDFHFQIRLDTTFSSVFNCKNLVVLKLKKLLLNVVPQFHFPRLKTLHFDSVYPMGDDNEGFNTLVERCPVLQELETIDVRFRVPTDCVGGEFKCFSNLVRANISNYNWNIPFSWICNAKFLRL comes from the coding sequence ATGTCTTCTCACCATTCAATTCCAAATGTGGACAGAATCAGCGCCCTGCCAGACTCCATTATCTGCCACATTCTCTCATTTCTCCCTACCCAACAATCCGCCGCAACAACCATCCTCTCCAAAAGATGGAAACCTTTGTGGCATTCACTCCTCACTCTCCATTTCGACGACAGAAACTTCACAGATTTCGCCACTTTTCGACATTTTGTCTACTCCGTCATGCTCACTCGTCAAACCATCCGATCGTTCCACCTCAAATGTGGTCTCTCTTCTCGATGCGATCCACATGATATCAATCGATTCGTTCCTGTTGCTGTGGAAAAAGGAATTGAGAGTATCTCTTTAGATTTTTCTTTCActgattttcattttcaaattaggTTAGATACCACATTTTCCAGTGTTTTCAATTGCAAGAACCTTGTGGTTCTTAAGTTAAAGAAACTATTACTCAATGTTGTTCCTCAATTTCATTTTCCACGGCTCAAAACTCTTCATTTCGATAGTGTTTACCCTATGGGAGATGATAATGAAGGTTTTAATACGCTTGTCGAAAGATGTCCCGTTCTACAGGAATTAGAAACAATTGATGTGCGATTTAGGGTTCCGACGGATTGTGTTGGAGGagaatttaaatgtttttccAATTTGGTTAGAGCTAACATTTCTAATTATAATTGGAATATTCCATTTTCTTGGATTTGTAATGCAAAGTTTCTGCGTCTATGA